The following proteins come from a genomic window of Anopheles merus strain MAF unplaced genomic scaffold, AmerM5.1 LNR4000370, whole genome shotgun sequence:
- the LOC121602239 gene encoding transmembrane protein 132C-like: MSSISCYTVGYLQITLLIGIISLTFGVEVHFETPDSGFFLKHSPRQSALASVVSAATSNYGKVRPSNGDSVLSVDRFTVVQTTQPVSVRASYGPFSTKQTVPARYIVPDVLESTHTEGSSTHNTTATLIELQQQSNLQLDISAHVVRNTVARDSPVLRVLFHAGADPGGHLQRQKICVLLHASMGNQIPLKGKCMPEGEDGVCVAEVIIPSNWWPPLPPPERDGRISSTPPKSPQRIVQVSYSVFEPPARSPELCEPKVQIQPLTPFAKIPLIQSLLPYKELRADNTLTMMVPQQPLYPLSKLHVPVFLHPEKGQNIAVFIVRYV, encoded by the coding sequence gaaTTATAAGCCTCACTTTTGGTGTTGAGGTCCATTTTGAAACACCAGATAGTGGATTCTTTCTGAAGCATTCTCCGCGACAAAGTGCTTTAGCATCTGTGGTATCGGCTGCAACATCAAACTATGGCAAAGTACGACCATCTAATGGTGATTCCGTATTATCGGTGGACCGATTCACGGTAGTACAAACTACACAACCAGTATCTGTTAGAGCTAGCTATGGGCCGTTTTCTACAAAGCAAACAGTACCTGCCCGTTACATCGTTCCTGACGTACTTGAAAGCACACATACTGAAGGAAGTTCCACACATAATACAACCGCCACATTGATAGAATTACAGCAACAATCAAATCTTCAGTTAGATATATCCGCCCATGTAGTACGAAACACTGTCGCACGTGATTCACCTGTACttcgcgttttgtttcatgctGGTGCAGATCCAGGCGGTCATTTACAAAGACAGAAAATTTGCGTACTGCTTCATGCGTCGATGGGTAACCAAATCCCACTTAAAGGGAAGTGTATGCCGGAAGGCGAAGATGGCGTATGTGTAGCAGAAGTAATTATACCATCCAACTGGTGGCCACCTTTGCCTCCTCCAGAAAGAGACGGACGTATCTCCAGCACGCCACCCAAGAGCCCACAAAGAATAGTACAAGTGTCTTATAGTGTATTCGAGCCTCCTGCACGAAGTCCAGAACTTTGTGAACCTAAAGTACAGATTCAACCGTTGACACCTTTTGCGAAAATTCCTCTTATTCAATCACTGTTACCATACAAAGAACTACGCGCTGATAATACGCTTACTATGATGGTTCCTCAACAACCTCTGTATCCACTGTCAAAATTACACGTTCCAGTTTTTCTTCATCCAGAGAAAGGTCAGAATATTGCTGTATTTATAGTAAGGTACGTA